One region of Pseudomonas sp. ABC1 genomic DNA includes:
- a CDS encoding TerC family protein, whose translation MEWLSNPEIWVAFLTLTALEIVLGIDNIIFISILVSRLPKHQQAKGRFFGLSLAMGTRILLLLSIAWVMRLTNDLFSVFGEGVSGRDLILFFGGLFLLFKSTLEIWHSVEGEEEEASGPGGAAKAGFLSVILQIAVIDIIFSLDSVITAVGLVQNVPVMIAAIIIAVIVMMMAAGTISDFIEKHPTLKILALSFLIVVGTLLIAEAFDVHVPKGYVYFAMAFSLGVEALNIRMRKALKRNLKDPVKLGKDLPD comes from the coding sequence ATGGAATGGCTCAGCAACCCGGAAATCTGGGTCGCGTTTCTGACCCTGACCGCCTTGGAAATCGTCCTCGGCATCGACAACATCATCTTCATCTCCATCTTGGTCAGCCGCTTGCCCAAGCACCAGCAGGCCAAGGGGCGCTTCTTCGGGCTGTCCCTGGCGATGGGCACGCGCATCCTGCTGCTGCTCTCAATCGCCTGGGTGATGCGCCTGACCAACGATCTGTTCAGCGTTTTCGGCGAAGGGGTTTCCGGGCGTGACCTGATCCTGTTCTTCGGCGGCCTGTTCCTGCTGTTCAAGAGCACCCTGGAGATCTGGCACAGCGTCGAGGGCGAGGAAGAGGAAGCGAGCGGACCGGGCGGTGCGGCCAAGGCCGGCTTCCTGAGCGTGATCCTGCAGATCGCGGTGATCGACATCATCTTCTCGCTGGACTCGGTGATCACCGCCGTCGGCCTGGTGCAGAACGTACCGGTGATGATCGCCGCCATCATCATCGCGGTGATCGTGATGATGATGGCCGCTGGCACCATCAGCGACTTTATCGAGAAGCACCCGACGCTGAAGATCCTCGCGCTGTCGTTCCTGATCGTGGTGGGTACGTTGCTGATCGCCGAAGCCTTCGACGTACACGTGCCGAAAGGCTACGTCTACTTCGCCATGGCCTTCTCGCTGGGTGTGGAAGCCTTGAACATCCGCATGCGCAAGGCATTGAAGCGCAACCTCAAGGATCCGGTGAAGCTGGGCAAGGACCTGCCGGACTGA
- a CDS encoding TonB-dependent siderophore receptor produces MYANLYRQHLLNPLALAVFLACPGLALAEDAPLELDVTEVLGTAQEELKQALGVSIITSEDIRKGGAVNDIADIIRKQPGVNLTGNSGSGARGNNRQIDIRGMGPENTLILIDGKPVSSRNAVRYGWRGERDTRGDTNWVPAEQIERIEVLRGPAAARYGSGSMGGVVNIITKGPGKEHHGNATVYMNMPEHSEEGATRRFNFGLNGPLTDTVSYRVYGNLNKTDADDEDINTGHTIGNFITAGREGVRNRDINGMLSWQLAPSQVIELEAGYSRQGNIYAGDSMNNASAASLLAFRTPWIGRETNTMYRQNYALTHRGDWDFGSTLSYVQYERTRNNRLKEGLAGGPEGSINSTEFGSIELQSTTVHSEVNLPLSGALEQVLTLGAEWVNQEMEDPLSNTQTTSEAGSIGGLADTGRSTKTSARIASLFVEDNIELRPGTILTPGLRFDHHSKAGSNWSPSLNLSQSLGSDFTLKAGIARAYKAPNLYQMNADYLLYSRGQGCWGAGGSCYLVGNEKLDAETSVNKELGIEFARDGWVAGLTYFRNDYKNKIEAGHGAIGLATGGTNPAYANADVFQWENVPKAVVEGFEGSLNIPLAASLDWHTNFTYMLQSKNKETGEPLSVIPEYTVNSNLDWQVSDPLSLQATVTWYGRQEPGRYSYQGAVLTGDARRSVSPYALVGLSGSYELTKHLSIGAGVSNLFDKRLYREGNAVAAGAYTYNEPGRTFYTSISTSF; encoded by the coding sequence ATGTACGCGAATCTGTACCGGCAGCACCTGCTGAATCCATTGGCCCTGGCCGTTTTCCTGGCCTGTCCGGGGTTGGCGCTGGCCGAAGACGCGCCGCTCGAGCTGGACGTGACCGAAGTGCTCGGCACCGCCCAGGAAGAACTCAAGCAGGCACTGGGCGTGTCCATCATCACCAGTGAGGACATCCGCAAGGGTGGGGCGGTCAACGATATCGCCGACATCATCCGCAAGCAGCCCGGCGTCAACCTGACTGGCAACAGCGGTTCGGGCGCGCGGGGCAACAACCGTCAGATCGACATCCGTGGCATGGGACCGGAGAACACCCTGATCCTCATCGACGGCAAGCCGGTCAGCTCGCGCAATGCGGTGCGTTATGGCTGGCGTGGCGAGCGCGACACCCGTGGTGACACCAACTGGGTGCCGGCCGAGCAGATCGAACGTATCGAAGTGCTGCGTGGCCCGGCGGCTGCGCGCTATGGCTCGGGCTCGATGGGCGGTGTGGTGAACATCATCACCAAGGGGCCGGGCAAGGAGCACCATGGCAACGCCACGGTCTACATGAACATGCCGGAACACAGCGAAGAAGGCGCGACCCGTCGCTTCAACTTCGGCCTCAACGGTCCGCTGACCGACACCGTGTCCTACCGTGTCTACGGCAACCTGAACAAGACCGATGCCGACGACGAGGACATCAACACCGGGCACACCATCGGCAATTTCATCACCGCCGGGCGTGAAGGGGTGCGCAACCGTGATATCAACGGCATGCTCTCCTGGCAACTGGCCCCGTCGCAGGTCATCGAACTGGAGGCCGGCTACAGCCGCCAGGGCAATATCTACGCGGGCGACTCGATGAATAACGCTTCCGCGGCGTCCTTGCTGGCCTTCCGCACACCCTGGATCGGTCGTGAAACCAATACGATGTACCGCCAGAACTATGCGCTGACCCACCGTGGCGATTGGGACTTCGGTTCCACGCTCAGCTACGTGCAGTACGAGCGCACCCGCAACAATCGCCTCAAGGAAGGTCTGGCCGGCGGGCCGGAAGGCAGCATCAACAGCACTGAGTTCGGCAGCATCGAACTGCAGAGCACCACGGTGCACAGTGAGGTCAACCTGCCGCTGTCCGGTGCGCTGGAACAGGTGCTGACCCTCGGCGCCGAGTGGGTCAACCAGGAAATGGAAGACCCGCTATCCAACACCCAGACGACCTCCGAGGCCGGCTCCATCGGCGGTCTTGCCGACACCGGGCGTAGCACCAAGACGTCCGCCCGTATCGCCTCGCTGTTCGTCGAGGACAATATCGAGCTGCGCCCAGGCACCATCCTGACCCCGGGCCTGCGCTTCGACCATCACAGCAAGGCAGGCAGCAACTGGAGCCCATCGCTCAACCTGTCCCAGTCGCTGGGCAGCGACTTCACCCTGAAGGCCGGTATCGCCCGCGCCTACAAGGCGCCGAACCTGTACCAGATGAACGCCGACTACCTGCTGTACAGCCGCGGCCAGGGCTGCTGGGGCGCCGGTGGCAGTTGCTACCTGGTGGGCAACGAGAAGCTGGACGCCGAGACCAGCGTCAACAAGGAGCTGGGTATCGAGTTCGCGCGGGATGGCTGGGTCGCGGGCCTGACCTACTTCCGCAACGACTACAAGAACAAGATCGAAGCAGGGCATGGGGCCATTGGCCTCGCCACTGGCGGGACCAACCCTGCGTATGCCAACGCCGACGTCTTCCAGTGGGAGAACGTGCCCAAGGCTGTGGTGGAGGGTTTCGAAGGCAGCCTCAACATTCCCCTGGCCGCAAGCCTGGATTGGCACACCAACTTCACCTACATGCTGCAATCGAAGAACAAGGAAACCGGCGAGCCGCTGTCGGTGATCCCCGAGTACACCGTCAACTCGAACCTCGACTGGCAGGTCAGTGATCCGCTGTCGCTGCAAGCCACCGTGACCTGGTATGGCCGCCAGGAGCCGGGTCGCTACAGTTACCAGGGTGCCGTGCTGACCGGTGATGCGCGCCGTTCGGTATCGCCTTACGCCTTGGTCGGCCTGAGCGGCAGCTATGAACTGACCAAGCACCTGAGCATTGGCGCTGGCGTGAGCAACCTGTTCGACAAGCGCCTCTATCGCGAAGGTAATGCCGTGGCGGCGGGTGCCTACACCTACAATGAGCCGGGTCGTACCTTCTATACCAGCATCAGCACGTCGTTCTGA
- a CDS encoding ABC transporter substrate-binding protein yields the protein MPKVLLSLLLMVLLLPAHAEQTRTLTDVAGRQVQVPLNVERIVLGEGRYLTTLAMFDREDPVRRVVGMFGELERLDPATYAQYVERFPQIDKVPRVGRSNEDSFSIEQTIALRPQVALFGLEGHGPSPQSQEVLERLQAAGITVVFVDFRKNPLQNTTRSIQVLGELLGRSDVADDFVAFYQAEMAKVSAAVARSKTRPMVFLESRVGLNDECCESIAHGLFADYVEAAGGRNLAQEKIPGTSGMLSMEYLLQAQPEVYIATAIGAVGHQGDQPGRVVLGVGADEQVARASLKHVLGRPGFSGLTAVEQGRVHAIWHHFYNSPFNVAAVQAIASWLHPQEMHDIDPQRTLAELYQRFQPVPLHGAYWVDLND from the coding sequence GTGCCGAAAGTATTGTTATCGCTGCTGCTGATGGTCCTGCTGCTGCCGGCCCATGCCGAGCAAACCCGCACCCTGACCGACGTCGCGGGGCGCCAGGTGCAGGTGCCGCTGAATGTCGAGCGCATCGTGCTGGGCGAGGGCCGTTACCTGACCACCCTGGCGATGTTCGACCGCGAGGATCCGGTGCGCCGTGTGGTCGGTATGTTCGGCGAGCTGGAGCGCCTGGACCCGGCCACCTATGCCCAGTACGTCGAGCGTTTCCCGCAGATCGACAAGGTGCCGCGTGTCGGGCGTTCCAACGAGGACTCCTTCAGCATCGAGCAGACCATCGCGCTGCGTCCGCAGGTGGCGTTGTTCGGCCTCGAAGGCCACGGCCCGAGCCCGCAATCGCAAGAGGTGCTGGAGCGTTTGCAGGCGGCGGGTATCACCGTGGTGTTCGTCGACTTCCGCAAGAACCCGCTGCAGAACACCACCCGCAGTATCCAGGTGCTCGGTGAACTACTGGGGCGCAGTGACGTGGCCGACGACTTCGTCGCGTTCTACCAGGCGGAAATGGCCAAGGTCAGCGCCGCCGTGGCGCGCAGCAAGACCCGCCCCATGGTGTTTCTCGAAAGCCGCGTGGGCCTGAACGACGAGTGCTGCGAGAGCATCGCCCACGGGCTGTTCGCCGACTACGTCGAGGCGGCGGGCGGGCGTAACCTGGCGCAGGAGAAGATCCCCGGCACCAGCGGCATGCTCAGCATGGAGTACCTGTTGCAGGCGCAGCCCGAGGTGTATATCGCCACGGCAATCGGCGCGGTCGGCCACCAGGGCGACCAGCCCGGTCGTGTGGTACTGGGTGTCGGCGCGGATGAACAGGTCGCGCGCGCTTCGCTGAAGCATGTGCTCGGGCGTCCGGGCTTCTCCGGCCTGACTGCGGTCGAGCAGGGCCGCGTCCATGCCATCTGGCACCACTTCTATAACTCGCCGTTCAATGTCGCGGCAGTGCAGGCCATCGCCTCCTGGCTGCACCCGCAGGAGATGCACGATATCGACCCGCAGCGGACCCTGGCCGAGCTGTACCAGCGCTTCCAGCCGGTGCCGCTGCACGGTGCCTACTGGGTCGACCTGAATGACTGA
- the ppk1 gene encoding polyphosphate kinase 1, whose protein sequence is MTNQGLSDTQLLEASQQEQAVPEPEEQRVEPEVQPEEVPAPAPVAVNLDDSSLYIHRELSQMQFNIRVLEQALDESYPLLERLKFLLIFSSNLDEFFEIRVAGLKKQVTFARELAGADGLQPHQALARISEVAHEQIGRQYAILNDILLPELAKHQIRFIRRRNWTTKIKTWVRRYFREEVAPIITPIGLDPTHPFPLLVNKTLNFIVELEGVDAFGRDSGLAILPAPRMLPRVIRIPEEVGGPGANYVFLSSMIHAHADDLFHGMKVNGCYQFRLTRNADLSVDTEDVEDLARALRGELISRRYGDAVRLEVADTCPQHLSDFLLKQFNLTEGELYRVNGPVNLTRLFSITGLDSHPELQYTPFTPVIPKLLQNSGNIFSVINKQDVLLLHPYESFTPVVDLLREAAKDPNVLAIRQTLYRSGANSEIVDALVEAARSGKEVTVVIELRARFDEESNLQLASRLQQAGAVVIYGVVGYKTHAKMMLILRRENGELNRYVHLGTGNYHAGNAKLYTDYSLLTSDDALCEDVSKLFSQLIGMGKTMRMKKLLHSPFTLKKTLLDLIAQETQHASEGKPAHIMLKVNSLTDPKMIRALYKASQNGVKIDLIVRGMCCLRPGIVGVSHNIQVRSIIGRFLEHSRVFYFYNDGDEKLFLSSADWMERNLDRRVETCFPLEGKKLVLRVKKELEGFLTDNTQSWVLQPDGSYLRSTPTGNQNPRNVQTALLERLTSQVKH, encoded by the coding sequence ATGACGAACCAAGGACTCAGTGACACGCAACTGCTCGAAGCCAGCCAGCAGGAGCAAGCCGTGCCGGAGCCGGAAGAGCAGCGCGTGGAACCGGAGGTTCAGCCGGAGGAGGTGCCCGCACCCGCTCCGGTGGCAGTGAATCTGGATGACAGCAGTCTTTACATCCACCGTGAACTGTCGCAGATGCAGTTCAATATCCGTGTGCTGGAGCAGGCTCTGGATGAGTCCTATCCGCTGCTCGAACGGCTGAAGTTCCTGCTGATCTTCTCCAGCAACCTCGACGAGTTCTTCGAGATCCGCGTGGCCGGGTTGAAGAAGCAGGTCACCTTCGCCCGCGAACTGGCCGGGGCCGATGGCCTGCAGCCGCACCAGGCGCTGGCGCGGATTTCCGAAGTGGCCCACGAGCAGATCGGACGGCAGTACGCGATCCTCAACGACATCCTGCTGCCGGAGTTGGCCAAGCACCAGATCCGCTTCATTCGCCGGCGCAACTGGACGACCAAGATCAAGACCTGGGTGCGCCGCTACTTCCGGGAGGAGGTCGCACCGATCATCACGCCGATCGGCCTCGACCCGACGCACCCGTTCCCGTTGCTGGTGAACAAGACGCTGAACTTCATCGTCGAGCTGGAGGGCGTGGACGCCTTTGGTCGCGACTCCGGCCTGGCGATCCTGCCGGCACCGCGCATGCTGCCGCGCGTCATCCGCATTCCGGAGGAAGTGGGCGGTCCGGGGGCCAACTACGTATTCCTGTCGTCGATGATCCACGCCCATGCCGATGACCTGTTCCACGGCATGAAGGTCAACGGTTGCTACCAGTTCCGCCTGACGCGCAACGCCGACCTGTCGGTAGACACCGAGGACGTCGAAGACCTCGCGCGCGCCCTGCGTGGCGAGCTGATCTCGCGCCGCTATGGCGACGCGGTGCGCCTGGAGGTGGCCGATACTTGCCCGCAGCATCTGTCCGACTTCCTGCTCAAGCAGTTCAACCTGACGGAAGGCGAGCTGTATCGCGTCAACGGCCCGGTCAACCTGACGCGCCTGTTCAGCATCACCGGGCTGGACAGCCACCCGGAGTTGCAATACACGCCGTTCACCCCGGTGATCCCGAAGTTGCTGCAGAACAGCGGCAATATCTTCAGCGTCATCAACAAGCAGGATGTGCTGCTGTTGCATCCCTACGAGTCTTTCACGCCGGTGGTCGACTTGCTGCGCGAGGCCGCCAAGGACCCCAACGTCTTGGCCATTCGCCAGACGCTGTACCGTTCGGGCGCCAACTCGGAGATCGTCGATGCGCTGGTGGAAGCGGCGCGTAGCGGCAAGGAAGTCACCGTGGTGATCGAGCTGCGGGCGCGCTTCGACGAGGAGTCCAACCTGCAACTGGCCAGCCGCCTGCAACAGGCCGGCGCGGTGGTGATCTACGGCGTGGTCGGCTACAAGACCCACGCCAAGATGATGCTGATCCTGCGCCGCGAGAACGGCGAGCTGAACCGCTATGTGCACCTGGGCACCGGCAACTACCACGCCGGCAATGCCAAGCTGTACACCGACTACAGCCTGCTGACCTCCGACGATGCGCTCTGCGAGGACGTGTCCAAGTTGTTCAGCCAGTTGATCGGCATGGGCAAGACCATGCGCATGAAGAAGCTGCTGCATTCGCCGTTCACGCTGAAGAAGACCCTGCTCGACCTGATCGCGCAGGAAACCCAGCACGCCAGCGAAGGCAAGCCGGCGCACATCATGCTCAAGGTCAACTCGTTGACCGATCCGAAGATGATCCGGGCGCTGTACAAGGCCAGCCAGAACGGCGTGAAGATCGACCTGATCGTGCGCGGCATGTGCTGCCTGCGGCCGGGTATCGTCGGGGTGTCGCACAACATCCAGGTGCGTTCGATCATCGGCCGCTTCCTTGAGCACAGCCGGGTCTTCTACTTCTACAACGACGGCGACGAGAAGCTGTTCCTCTCCAGTGCCGACTGGATGGAGCGCAACCTCGATCGTCGCGTGGAAACCTGCTTCCCGCTGGAAGGCAAGAAGCTGGTGCTGCGGGTCAAGAAGGAGCTGGAAGGCTTCCTCACCGACAACACCCAGAGCTGGGTGCTGCAACCTGACGGCAGCTACCTGCGCAGCACGCCGACCGGCAACCAGAACCCGCGTAACGTTCAGACGGCCCTGCTGGAGCGGCTGACCAGCCAGGTCAAGCACTGA
- the hemB gene encoding porphobilinogen synthase: MSFVPANRLFPATRLRRNRRDDFSRRLVRENRLTVDDLILPVFILEGENRRVPVASMPGVERLSIDQLLVEAGELVELGVPAVVLFPYIEADRKSLDAAEAWNPDGLVQRAIRALRERFPELGVITDVALDPYTTHGQDGIIDDEGYVLNDITIDALVRQALSHAEAGAQVVSPSDMMDGRIQAIREALEVAEHVNVRIMAYSAKYASAYYGPFRDAVGSSANLGKGNKFTYQMDPANGDEALHEVGADLAEGADMVMVKPGMPYLDVLWRVKDAFKVPTFVYQVSGEYAMHQAAIQNGWLSDAVILESLTAFKRAGADGILTYFAKQAAQQLKNGQ, encoded by the coding sequence GTGAGTTTCGTTCCTGCCAACCGGCTGTTCCCCGCCACCCGTCTGCGTCGCAATCGCCGTGACGATTTTTCCCGTCGCCTGGTACGGGAAAATCGCCTGACGGTGGATGACCTGATCCTGCCGGTGTTCATCCTGGAAGGCGAGAATCGTCGTGTGCCGGTGGCGTCCATGCCGGGTGTCGAGCGCCTGTCCATCGACCAGTTGCTGGTCGAGGCCGGGGAGTTGGTGGAGCTGGGCGTGCCGGCAGTGGTGCTGTTCCCCTATATCGAGGCCGACCGCAAGTCCCTGGATGCCGCCGAGGCGTGGAATCCGGACGGGCTGGTGCAGCGGGCGATCCGCGCACTGCGCGAGCGTTTCCCCGAACTGGGCGTGATCACCGACGTGGCGCTGGACCCCTACACCACCCATGGCCAGGACGGCATCATCGATGACGAAGGCTACGTGCTCAACGACATCACCATCGATGCACTGGTCCGCCAGGCGCTGTCCCATGCCGAGGCCGGTGCCCAGGTGGTGTCGCCGTCGGACATGATGGATGGCCGTATCCAGGCGATCCGCGAGGCGCTGGAAGTGGCCGAGCACGTCAATGTGCGGATCATGGCCTATTCCGCCAAGTACGCCAGTGCCTACTACGGCCCGTTCCGCGATGCGGTCGGCTCCTCGGCGAACCTGGGCAAGGGCAACAAATTCACCTACCAGATGGACCCGGCCAACGGCGACGAAGCCCTGCACGAAGTGGGCGCGGACCTGGCCGAAGGCGCGGACATGGTGATGGTCAAGCCGGGCATGCCCTACTTGGACGTGCTGTGGCGCGTGAAGGACGCCTTCAAGGTGCCGACCTTCGTTTATCAGGTCAGTGGCGAGTACGCGATGCACCAGGCAGCCATCCAGAACGGCTGGCTGAGCGACGCGGTGATCCTCGAATCCCTGACCGCCTTCAAACGTGCGGGTGCCGATGGCATCCTGACCTATTTCGCCAAGCAGGCGGCACAACAACTGAAAAACGGGCAGTGA
- a CDS encoding alpha/beta hydrolase — MNAWIHVLSLLLLPMLALAQPDLSRPVGETIAERGSQYYRFERFTLDSADGLRHYRVDLAVPRKPAPPAGYPVAWLLDGNAALAELREDWLGELATGDAPLLVMVGYDTELRFDVAARTYDYTPAPQGQVGPLLEDDVRHRPAGGAAVFRALLEHEIRPRVAARHALDSARQTIWGHSYGGLFVLDSLFGNPGDYRHYVAASPALWWHDGLLLDTERRYRERAGHPPASLLILRGAVERAGGPSADPRLLAARRQAQAAVPGDAAAQMARRLAKLPGLAVTYREYAGQGHGDMLPLSLHQALRLAAGLNER; from the coding sequence ATGAACGCCTGGATTCATGTCCTGTCGCTGTTGCTGCTGCCAATGCTTGCGCTGGCGCAGCCCGACCTGTCCCGCCCGGTGGGCGAAACCATCGCTGAGCGTGGCTCGCAGTATTACCGCTTCGAGCGCTTCACGCTGGATTCCGCCGACGGCCTTCGACACTACCGGGTCGACCTCGCGGTGCCGCGCAAGCCTGCGCCCCCCGCGGGTTACCCGGTGGCCTGGCTGCTCGACGGCAACGCCGCCCTGGCCGAGTTGCGCGAGGACTGGCTGGGCGAACTGGCGACGGGCGATGCGCCGTTGCTGGTGATGGTTGGCTACGACACTGAGCTGCGCTTCGATGTGGCAGCGCGAACCTATGACTACACACCGGCCCCGCAAGGCCAGGTTGGCCCATTGCTCGAAGACGATGTGCGCCATCGACCTGCTGGCGGCGCGGCGGTTTTCCGTGCCCTGCTCGAACACGAAATCCGCCCCAGGGTCGCGGCCCGTCATGCGCTGGACAGCGCTCGCCAGACGATCTGGGGGCATTCCTATGGCGGGCTGTTCGTGCTCGACAGCCTGTTCGGCAATCCGGGAGACTACCGCCACTATGTAGCCGCCAGTCCGGCGCTCTGGTGGCATGACGGCCTGCTGCTGGACACCGAGCGCCGTTATCGCGAACGGGCCGGACATCCACCTGCGAGTCTGCTGATCCTGCGTGGCGCGGTCGAGCGTGCCGGTGGTCCGTCCGCCGATCCACGCCTGCTGGCGGCGCGCAGGCAGGCCCAGGCTGCCGTGCCGGGCGATGCCGCCGCGCAGATGGCCCGTCGCCTGGCGAAACTGCCGGGGTTGGCGGTGACGTACCGCGAATACGCCGGGCAGGGGCATGGCGATATGTTGCCGCTGTCGCTGCACCAGGCGTTGCGCCTGGCTGCCGGTTTGAATGAACGATAG
- a CDS encoding AraC family transcriptional regulator, whose translation MGSHGHIVRTGELSNLVGDAIHLVEREPSQDRLFQGHLSWQKLRSGLSLHCSDCVELHNFSTQVKVNPHLNFILFLDGQSDVRFDDRAFTFGVPRKAGKPRSEGITIALNEPALFSRQARRGQHIRKVSISLSPEWFESGGFDGHESLRELVGIDRQSLSVHRWTPSARLLALAEQTLHPVASSNRLLHNLYLESRALEIANEALSQLTHQPARIPTSLHAHEHARIRRTLELLHSGQADGWSLEQIAREIGCSTSTLHRQFQASQGMSLFEYQRLSKLQQARDALEHQGASIGQAAWLAGYNSAANFSTAFKRTFGISPKQVRTRF comes from the coding sequence ATGGGCAGCCATGGCCATATCGTCAGGACTGGAGAGTTGTCGAACCTGGTCGGAGACGCCATTCACCTTGTGGAACGGGAGCCAAGCCAGGACCGGCTGTTCCAGGGCCACCTGAGCTGGCAGAAGCTGCGCAGCGGCTTGTCGCTGCACTGCTCAGACTGTGTGGAGCTGCACAATTTCTCCACCCAGGTGAAGGTCAACCCGCACCTGAACTTCATTCTGTTCCTCGACGGGCAGAGCGATGTCCGCTTCGATGATCGCGCCTTCACCTTCGGCGTACCACGCAAGGCCGGCAAGCCCCGCAGCGAAGGGATCACCATCGCACTGAACGAACCGGCGCTGTTCTCGCGCCAGGCCAGGCGCGGGCAGCATATCCGCAAGGTGTCCATCAGCCTGTCACCAGAGTGGTTCGAATCAGGCGGTTTCGATGGGCATGAATCCCTGCGCGAGCTGGTCGGCATCGACCGGCAAAGCCTCAGCGTGCATCGCTGGACGCCATCGGCGCGTCTGCTGGCACTGGCCGAACAGACGCTGCATCCGGTCGCCAGCAGCAATCGCCTGCTGCACAACCTCTATCTGGAAAGCCGCGCCCTGGAAATCGCCAACGAGGCGCTCAGCCAGTTGACCCACCAGCCCGCACGCATCCCCACCAGCCTGCATGCCCACGAACACGCGCGCATCCGCAGGACCCTGGAGCTGCTGCACAGCGGCCAGGCCGATGGCTGGTCACTGGAGCAGATCGCCCGCGAGATCGGTTGCAGCACCAGCACCCTGCACCGCCAGTTCCAGGCCAGCCAGGGCATGTCCTTGTTCGAGTACCAGCGACTGAGCAAACTGCAACAGGCCCGTGACGCACTGGAACACCAGGGCGCCAGCATCGGCCAGGCCGCCTGGCTGGCCGGCTACAACAGCGCGGCCAACTTCTCCACGGCGTTCAAACGCACCTTCGGCATCAGCCCGAAGCAGGTGCGCACACGCTTCTAG
- the rhtB gene encoding homoserine/homoserine lactone efflux protein, translating into MAFETWLAFFVACWAISLSPGAGAIASMSCGLHYGFWRGYWNAIGLQLGLVLQIAVVAAGLGAVLATSSLAFSLIKWFGVAYLVWLAIRQWQAPVMTLDSDAQRLIGRPLSLLLRGFLVNASNPKAIVFILAVLPQFLDPRQALLEQYLAMGVTMVMVDLIVMAGYTGLASRVLRLLRSPRQQRLMNRTFAGLFVGAAALLASIRRAAA; encoded by the coding sequence ATGGCATTCGAAACCTGGCTGGCATTCTTCGTGGCCTGCTGGGCCATCAGCCTGTCGCCGGGTGCGGGTGCCATCGCGTCGATGTCTTGTGGGCTGCACTATGGCTTTTGGCGGGGTTACTGGAACGCCATTGGCCTGCAACTTGGCCTGGTCCTGCAGATCGCCGTGGTGGCGGCGGGGCTCGGGGCAGTGCTGGCGACGTCGTCGCTGGCGTTCAGCCTGATCAAGTGGTTTGGCGTGGCTTATCTGGTGTGGCTGGCGATCCGTCAGTGGCAAGCGCCAGTGATGACGCTGGACAGCGATGCGCAGCGACTGATCGGCCGGCCATTGAGCCTGCTGTTGCGTGGCTTTCTGGTGAATGCCAGCAACCCCAAGGCCATCGTCTTCATCCTGGCGGTGTTGCCGCAGTTCCTCGATCCACGGCAAGCGCTGCTGGAGCAGTACCTGGCGATGGGAGTGACCATGGTGATGGTCGACCTGATCGTCATGGCCGGCTACACCGGGCTGGCCTCACGGGTCCTGCGGCTGCTGCGCAGCCCACGCCAGCAGCGCCTGATGAACCGCACCTTCGCCGGGCTGTTCGTCGGCGCCGCCGCACTGCTGGCCAGCATCCGCCGCGCCGCGGCGTGA
- the elbB gene encoding isoprenoid biosynthesis glyoxalase ElbB — MNKKVAVILSGCGVYDGSEIYESVSTLLRIDQRGAKAQCFAPDIPQHHVVNHLTGEPTAESRNVLVEAARLARGNIKPLSEARAQDFDALIIPGGFGAAKNLSNFAFEGAKASVQPDVLAVAKAFAAAGKPIGLICIAPTLAPHIFGKGVICTLGSDEDPAAEAVRELGAQHEACEVSDIVEDPEHKLVTTPAYMLAQSISEAASGIYKLVDRVLELTQEAESEQS; from the coding sequence ATGAACAAGAAAGTCGCCGTCATTCTGTCTGGTTGTGGCGTCTACGATGGGTCGGAAATCTACGAAAGCGTCTCCACCCTGCTGCGTATCGACCAGCGTGGCGCCAAGGCCCAGTGCTTCGCCCCCGACATTCCCCAGCACCACGTGGTCAACCACCTGACCGGCGAGCCAACAGCGGAAAGCCGTAACGTGCTGGTCGAGGCCGCCCGCCTGGCACGCGGCAACATCAAGCCGCTGAGCGAAGCCCGTGCACAGGACTTCGATGCCCTGATCATCCCTGGCGGCTTCGGCGCGGCGAAGAATCTCTCCAACTTCGCCTTCGAAGGCGCCAAGGCCAGCGTGCAGCCGGACGTCCTGGCCGTGGCCAAGGCCTTCGCCGCCGCCGGCAAGCCGATCGGCCTGATCTGCATCGCGCCGACCCTGGCCCCGCACATCTTCGGCAAAGGCGTGATCTGCACCCTGGGCAGCGACGAAGACCCGGCAGCCGAAGCCGTGCGCGAGCTGGGCGCCCAGCACGAAGCCTGCGAAGTCAGCGACATCGTCGAAGACCCCGAACACAAACTGGTCACCACCCCGGCCTATATGCTGGCGCAATCCATCAGCGAAGCGGCTTCGGGCATCTACAAACTGGTGGACCGGGTGCTGGAACTGACCCAGGAAGCGGAAAGCGAGCAATCGTAG